tttatttttGACTGCAAGTTATTgttaaaaggaaaagcaaatggtacttggatagtagCTGTTCTAGATatatgactggagattcaagcagtttcataaaattagaaaaacaaagaggaagaaatgtttcttttggtggaaacaacaaaggaaaaattattggaCATTGAACAGTGAGGATTGGCTACTTGATCATCAATAATGTTTCCCTAGTAAAAGGTTTGAACTATTATCTTCTGAGCATAAGCCAATTATGTGATATAGGGTTTagaatcaattttcaagaaaatgtttgtTTTGGAGTTAGTCGAGACTTCTTTCAAACCTTAACCGGTCGAAGACATGGCAACATTTACCTTGTGGACATAAGTCCAGAGAGTTctcaatgtcttatctcaattcaagatgaagcaaatctctaGTACCTTGAGCTAGGACAAGTTAGTATGAAACAGATTGCTAAACTATCTTCTAGGAAGCTGGTCTGCAGTCTCCCTAGAATAGTGTACCAGAAGTCTGAGTTGTGTACTCCATGCATCTTGGGAAAATAGGTCAGAAGTTCATTTAAATCCATAAATCATGTCTCCACTAATCGCGTCTTGCATCGATGATAAGAAATATTGTTTAGTAGTTGTAGACTACTACTCAAGATTctcttgagttttctttttggcaaataaAGTAGAAATCAtctcatatttttcaaagttagttaaaaatgttaaaaatgagAAAGGTTATGCTATTTTGAGTATTGAGACTAATCATGGGGgagaatttaaaaatcaaaattttgcaaatttttgtgatgaaaatggttttcaacatgttttctcctctccttacactttagaacaaaatggagttgtagaaaggaaaaatcggTCTTTACAAGAGATGACCAGAACTCTGTTAATTGAAAGTAGAgtctcttctcgtttttgggcagAAACAGTCTCCACTGCTTGTTATGTAATTAATAGAGTATTTCTAAGACCCATcttagagaaaacccctataAAGTTTACAAAGGGAAAAAGctaaatatttcttatttttatgtgtttggttgcaagtgctttattttgaaaaatggaaatgatTGGCCAGgcaaatttaaagaaatatCGGATGATGGGAtatttcttggatattctacttcaagcaaagcttacaagGTCTTCAACATGAATATACAGACTGTTGAAGAATCAATGATTGTTAGGTTTCAAGAAGCTGTCCAGAACCAACAAGaccagactcaacttgaagagtctgaGTTAGTTTCAGGCTTAATGAAGTCTAAATCCCTTGAGCAAACTCCGCCTGCTGGTGAACAAAGTCAagttgaagaaaagtcagaagaTTCAAAGGAAACAGAGGTTCAACAAACTCTTGTAGATAATGATAGATTCAACAataactggaagcacaaatcaaGCCATCATAAATATCTCATTATTGGCAATATAAAAAGAGGGATTTGTACCAGATCCAAAGTTAGAGGAGACTTAAGCGCTCTAACTCTTATTTTTGAGATAGAACCAAAGGGAGTAGAAGAAACTTTAAATGATAAAAGTTGGATAGAGGTAATGCAAGAAGAATTCAagcaattcaaaatcaattacGTCTTGGAATTGGTtccaaaaccaaaaggaaaatctataattggaacaaaatgggtgtttaggaacaagatggatgaaaatgGTAAAGTGACcagaaataaagcaagacttgttgcaaaaggatatacgcaagaggaatgaatagactatgatgagacataCACACTAGTAGCCAGATTAGAAGCTATACGATTATTACTTGCATATGCACGTTTTCATAATTttaggttatttcaaatggatgtcaaaagtgcatttctaAATAGTTTCATCTAAGAAAAAGTCTATGATGAACAACCACCAGAATTTGAAGACCCTAGAAAAACAGACTTTTTTCTACATATTGAAGAAAGCTTTGTACGATCTGAAACATGCACTTCGAGCTTGGTATAAGAGACTGAGTAAGTTTCTAgtaaataatagttttaagaaATGAATAGTTGACACaattttgtttatcaaaagggaagaaaaagattttccactcgttcaaatatatgtagatgacatcatttttggcttttctaatgaaagtctgtgtgGAACGCACCTCACGATGATTAACCCAACAATGTCGTGTAATTTGAGTAGGGAGATGCGAAAAGAGATCAGTTAGTCTTGCTAGTGGTGGATCGCCAGTCACTCACACATCCATGCCAGCAAATCAAAAGCATCTATTATGGGGTTATAAGATTGTTGGGACATTCTATTGTTTAGTTATGGGGAGTAACCTGTCACGGTCTTGGTCTATTTATAATTACATATGGGGTCTTCTTGTATATTTGTTACCGGAAGGAATAATGTGGTGTTATAAAGTTGTCTAGTAGGCAGTATATAGGTTAAAGTTCCCCACTGATTTTTCACTGATTCAGACAAAAGCTGGGTGTTGGTTTGTACGGTTGTAAGTTTCTTTGTATCCAAGTTTTGCTTCTCCGCGAGTAACATATTTGGTTGTTGCCATTGCCATTGCTCCTACCAAACTGTCTTGCTCTGCTCTGTTTATTTTTGGGCATTCTCGCTTTGATCCAAGTTACTAATAttgaagaactcaagcaaagtacagagacaaaaaaaaaaacctagcttCAAGCATTGCCAACAAATGAACAACTCATAATTGGTTCACTTTATTGTTTGTGTTAATGTGATTTCTGTGTCAAATAAgccaaaatctgaaaattaCTAATGGAGAATTGATGCCACGgatgtgatgaaaaatgattAGAATGTTCCTCAGGTAAATAGGCATAGGGAACTTTACTAATTGCACCACTAATTCACAAGGTGGAAGATAGGTAAACATCAACAGATAGAGCTTCGCCTGTATTATATCACTTCTCCAAATCCAAAAGATACATCTTGATTTATGACACTTACAGTAAATATTCTCTTCACCGACTTGTCATTCTTATCAGCCTCAgctctcttccttaactcctccATGATTCCATTGTCGAGATTAATCTCCATAGTCCTCTTGCTAGACATGTAGGAGCTCATGCAATTGTCCCTGAGGGCCTTAGCCTTCGCGATTCTTCTTACGTTTCCGTCCCTTACTCTCAAGTCACCAGGCAGGAAGGCGAGACCACAATTCTGTCAGAGACGACAAGCTTTTCCACCTTGTCCCCAAGAATGTCCTTAATGGTCCTGCACAAGTTCTTAAaggacttctttttcttctccttttcggTCTTGTCATCAAGTTTCAGTCCCTCCTTCGTGAATGAGACTAGCTTCTTCCCATCATATTCCTTCAATTGTCCCATAGCATATTCATAAACGGGGTAACTGATGAATTCGAAATGCTTCTTCACAAGgttcttgatttttctcttctccaaGTACTCCAACTGTCAACAAAAAGCCAAACATCAACAACTATACTCAGTGACCAGTTGAGTCCACTAAGTTTGTAAATTCAACACCTACACTAGACTCTGCTAGAAGCACACAAATGCTGCATAATTCAATTGGAGATTGGAAAGTATCCTACCTCATCCTCCCTGAGGGGCAGTGTGACTTTCGTTCCTCTGCCAAGTTGCTCTCCACTGACGTCCCTTGTGACAGTGAAGGAACGTCTAACCAGCGATTCCCAGATGTATGTTGGTCGTCATTGTGCTTCATGGTCACAACAACTTTCTCAGCCACGAGGTAAGCTGAGTAAAATCCAACACCACATTATCCAATCATGCTAACATCAGCATCGTTTTGCAATGATTCCATGAATTCCTTGGTCCCAGACCCTGTGATCTCAGGTTATTCACAAGATTTGCTTAAAACAAAGAGCCAAAGCACTAGTTGACAGCTATACACCAAGTCAAACGTTCGTTCAAGGGCTTGAAGACGAAGGAGACAACTGGGTCTCGTTCGATGACTGGATATTAAGGACTCCCATTATAACTGACTAATTCTTCCCTAAGTCAATGCAAGTGATTCAAAACAATAGTAAAATTGACGAATCTACAAGTTGTTGACTTTTAACATGACTTTTTCCCAATCTTTTAACCTTCAAACTCGTTTCACACCAGGTGTCCCATTCACTAAGCTAGCTCAATGCGATGCAGGGCACGGATACAATCATGGACAGGCACTCGCAAATAAACAGAAGGAAGCAGAGAGACGTACATGAGCTCAGTTGCAGATTAGTTCGCACAGCAACTCCTTCTTGTTGAAGAAAGTGTTGCTAATCAAGCTTAGGGGATAGTGATCTCCGGCTGGAACGCGAAGGTCTTTGCTTCGGCCATCTGCCACATCCTTGAAGACTGAGAAAGGCTGGTGAGGGTCTCGTGCGCGAAGGTTTCGAGGAGGTTGAAGGAGAGCCAGTTGCACTTCAGTGACCTTATCCCTGGAAGCTACCTGGAGAAATCTGACAGTGAATCCGACGCCGGTCAAGAAGCATCTGAAGAGATCCGGCGGTGATGGTGAACCAAGTCGGGTGTAAGGCGTCGAAGGTCATGGGTGATCTCCGAAGGTAACGAAGAAGatgggaagaaaagaagaagacaaaataatGTTGTTTTCCTGAATTTTAGGGATTACATTTTCCATTcgtatattttttaaatgttaaaaaTACCATGTTCCGATTGACGGAAAAATCACATTTGGCCAGCTGGCAATGtgaggtctttatttgagacaaacgtGGTCATTCTAAGTCTTTATTTGACGTAAGATTTactctcttttgaaaaaatgattttgcttTAGATCTTTATTCGGAACTTTCCGTAAATAAAACTATTTGCAATGCATTGGAAATGTTGCTATGATTCTTTAAATTGCTCAATGATGGGCTATGAAGCATTGACACTTGGTGAGAGCTTTTGTGTCATGTTGACATTCCGTCATGTGTCCGACACTCGACATTCGATCAACACTTGTTGAAAAATAAGATACCTAGTCAACTATTCTAACATTTTTCGATGCTTGAGTCCAGAATTCCAACATGTAAGTTTGGAATTTTGACTTGTAATTTCAACAAGCGCAGGGtccattctaaaatttttgggatcaaaatgtatatatgtaaaaaaatagaaaataataaagagggaaaaaaaaaaatccaattttctcttctctttcaagTCTCATTTCCGTGACACATAATTCAccctccaaatttttttttgtcttcttttttgactttcttTGACAAGCAAATCCAGAATGTGGagtgcttttttatttttatttttatttttaagttttaaggattattagaatggaattgaatttgtcaaattgaaatattgatTGGTATTAACAAATAGTGGATtcatatttttagtgtaaattcattttagattcattttattattatttaggatcaaattaatttaattaaaatataaaaatatatatttaatatacgtgtttcaatatatcaattttttttttctttttgaaaattatgtgTTAACATATCATGTCGTATTGTGTTGCATTATGCAACACCTATTCTGactttttttaagtttagttaaatgggttggatataagttgggttgggtatgggtcagAAAACTTACATtaaacataaatgggtcataaataggTTAATGAGTccatttgggtcggaccattaatgacccgacccaaacccgacctgacctgacccgacccattATGCAACACCTATTACTTTTGGGAAATGAGGCTTGACCaattaacgacccatttaactagAAATGGGcccataaatgggtcaatgacccatttaacactTCTAGTTGCATATCACGTGTGGATTTCATATGCCGCCTAAATGATGGGCCGCAAATAGAAAAATGCTCAACTCAGTCAAGACAGGATCTGAACCTTTTTAAacttctgtctctctctgcgTAAGCTTTCCCTATTTCGCACTCGCACAGTGTGACTGGATCAGTAGGTCCATTTTCAAGTGAGTGTAACAGGACATTGACCAATGAAAGAAGAAGTCAATCTCGCCCGCGGGACATCGCTGTCGACCTTGCTTGCTGCCGTAGGACTCCTTCGCCATGTTTTCTTCTATAGAAGCTTCATAGAAGAAAATCAGATACATCCTCCCTGTCCTGCAGAAGAGAAGCTTTGCACAGCCTTTGCAAGTCCCTTTCGTTTACCTCTCTGACCCTTTTTGGTTTGCACAGCGCATGGCAGGGATTCGCGCAAAATGGGGAACAGAAGCTCCAAGGTCGTCGATGgtgactcctcctcctcctccaagcgCATCGATCCTCGCCCTCGTAGAAATTGGCTTAGACTTCTGTTTTGCGCTTTAAATTGGAGAATAAAGAAGGCTGGGGAAGGAATCAGGAGATTGAGGCCTTTTTCCCGGCCGCCGGTTAAGGTGCAGCCTGTTGCGGACAATTCCAGGCGGGATTTGTTCAACTCATTCGGTCCTCAAGCATGTCTCGGAGGAGACGAGGATTCTCCTGTTCGCCATGTTGAAGATCAGGGGTCTGATGATCAGAATGATGTGGCGAACGCTTCAGAACCAGACCACAATGTTTCTCCCAACGGAAGTTTCAGACGAGGGATCACCTCATGGAAAAAGCGCAAGCTGTTGGGAAGTGGGTCGTGTGGAGCTGTGTATGAAGCAATGGCGGAGTAAGATTccttcgcttttttttttctatttggagTTTCCATGGCACTTGAGTGCTGCATTCTGTGGTTAGAATTAGGAACACTCGGGCTAATCATACATGGAATTAGAGTTCCAGCATGATTGGTATGGAAATTATTGAAAACCATGATTATCAAACAGATTGATGAAGTAAAGATCtaatattccaaaaattgtgtatTTTTAGCTGTTCTTCGTTGTATTTCTGCAGCTTTACTAGCTTGAATAGTGTGCAATTCTTTCTCTGTGCGATAAATCAGTGTGTACAGGAAACATGCTTTAGAAACTGTTAGTTGATTCTGAATGCAAATGCTGATAGCTAAGCAACTATTTTAGTGATATTGATGAAAacaattcttttccttttcttttattctttataGCATCTGGGGTGCAAGAATTATCTTAACTATGTCTTATCAAAGCATCCTTCGCCAAAGAATTTGCATTTAGGTTTCATTTGtgtcatggaaaatgaatgatttgaaaaatattttcttaaagataATTACTTGATCTCTTGAATTAATTAgtcaatataaaaatattttcattaccaacaacaatttatatttaaatatttttgtagacaatgaaaatattttcattctttcattttcgTAAGTgataaatcatttttaagaagatgttttcaaattatttattttccacgaaacaatcacacttttatatttatttattttccatgaaacaatcACAACTCTtatattttcatctttatctcaCGATTCTCTGTTTCCACAGTGATGGATTCTTTTCGCTGTAAAGGAGGTTTCTTTGTTAGATCAAGGAAGCCGAGGAGAAAGAGCCAATTGCAGCTTGAGCAGGTAACTCCTTGTTTCTTTCTGTCTCTGGTTGACTGGTCCTTAGGCATGACTAATAGACTCGCCTCTTTCTAATAACTATCAAGGTAATGTATATAGCAAAATTATTGAGAAGACTGCCATATATGCAACCATAAATCTGGTGTGAGttaaatagattttcttttgactCTTTCTTTCTAGTGATACTCTGCTTTCTTTTcaggaaatttctcttttaagtcAGTTTGAACATGAGAGCATAGTTCAATATCTCGGCACAGACAAGGTGCGTCCTTATTAAGTTGCATTCTGCTCTATATTTCACTTTGGCATCGATTATGATATCACTGgaattgaggaaaatatttagGGGAACGTGGCCGCGGTTGCAGCCACAAGATAGTGGTAGCATCTTCATCACTGCATGTATTTGCGGCAATTATCCTGGGTCTAAGATCACAACAGCTGGGGCTTTTTAGCAGTAACGGCCACTCATGACAGAGACATATATTAGGTCCCCCTCCTTCCACAAGAAAAGTTTGTGATGAATTGACTCCTACCAAAATAGTAAATGAGTAAAGGAAATATGTGGAGTAGATATCAGTTTATGGAGTCTCTCTCGCAatgaaaaagtaaattttttccGTCCCTTCTAAAGAGAGCCTGTCTTAAAACCCTTGTTTTATAGCTGTAAATGATTTTACAAATTAGTTTTCTTGCAAACTGAAGATTCAGGTCAAACTCTCAGGACTAATAAAAAGGAATCTGAGGCTTAGACAAATGGCTGCCCCCTCAAATAAAACGTAAAGTGGgggaaaagacaagaaaatgaaGTGATTTAATTCTTTGCGTATCCTCTAATTGACCATCAATGGTCCCCGTGACTAATGTGCCAACGGTTTCTCCCTCAGTCAATAATGGATTTCCTCTCCATCTTTTCTAATTCAGTGTATCTTTTAGTTCCACTCTGTTGGGAGTGCACAAGAAGCTTGATACTTTCTTCCGAGGAGATCGCGGAGCCCAAGTCCGAGCCCGTTAATATATCTAGTTAGACCTACCTTCACTTAAAAAGCTTAAGCCAATGAGTTATGGGCCAACTTGGATATATTAATTGTTCTACACTACACTGATTCTCCGATGTgggatttttttaacacaactcaTTCACACGTGCATCCTAACGCATTCAATGGTATGTAGCATCATGTAGTTCTTAACCTTTACAAGTAGAGAAAACTAAAAATGGAATTGATCAGTGTTCAAGTGAGGGAAGTAGTTCCTATCTTAGTGGCTTAAGTGTTCAAGTAACTCTCGGTTATTTTTCTCTAAACATAGTTTGGCAAGAAGCATCAGATTCTAAGAAAGTGCCATAACATAACTTATTTTTGGAGATGGAACATGCAAAAGATTGTTGCTGTCAAACAAAATTTGGTTTGCTACACCTACAATCCACCGCATTGCTTGGTGGCAATGAGGGATTAA
This Eucalyptus grandis isolate ANBG69807.140 chromosome 7, ASM1654582v1, whole genome shotgun sequence DNA region includes the following protein-coding sequences:
- the LOC120295837 gene encoding heat shock protein 90-1-like, yielding MTFDALHPTWFTITAGSLQMLLDRRRIHCQISPAYLVAEKVVVTMKHNDDQHTSGNRWLDVPSLSQGTSVESNLLEYLEKRKIKNLVKKHFEFISYPVYEYAMGQLKEYDGKKLVSFTKEGLKLDDKTEKEKKKKSFKNLCRTIKDILGDKVEKLVVSDRIVVSPSCLVT